In Lycium barbarum isolate Lr01 chromosome 9, ASM1917538v2, whole genome shotgun sequence, the DNA window TGTCCCAACCCCTTTGTACGCTTCAGTGAGACCCGAAACCAGTTGAAGGACAAGGAGGCTATTCTTCACGGGAGCCTCGACGTTTTTCAATTGATCCGCAATGCTCTTTACGTTGACAATAGGCGAAGGCATTGGGAAAATCCTCCATACGAGTCGTCGTGAATTCTTGTTCGAGAGTCACCGCACGAGAGTTTTGATGATCTTGGAATATATCACGCAAGCGAACCCAAGCGTCCATGGCAGTAGCGTCTGGTTTGATGATAGTGTTTAACAGATCATTCGAAATCGTCGAATATATCCATTGAAGCACGGTGGCGTCAATGGTCGTCCATAATTCGACTTCCTCATCAGTTTTGGGAGTCAGCTTCTCCTTACCTGTGGGTGGAGGAATGATGTGATGAAGGACCTTGTGAGAACGAGCATGAATCTTGAAAAGCTCAGCCCATGTTCCGTATTGTGAGTTCTCCATCTCAAGAGTAAcagagatgtgattcttgatattcGAGACCGCGAGGGCCGGGTGTAACGAGGACTTAACTGGAGTGGGTGTTGCATCGCCCATGGCCAATGTAGTAGAGAGTGAAGGTGAcgaaaagaggaagaagaaagagggaCTAGGGCGTAGcgggaggaggaagaagaaagaaaccctaatctgataccatgtaggaaatattTTCCGTATGTCCTTTCATTCCTTGACT includes these proteins:
- the LOC132611610 gene encoding uncharacterized protein LOC132611610, producing the protein MGDATPTPVKSSLHPALAVSNIKNHISVTLEMENSQYGTWAELFKIHARSHKVLHHIIPPPTGKEKLTPKTDEEVELWTTIDATVLQWIYSTISNDLLNTIIKPDATAMDAWVRLRDIFQDHQNSRAVTLEQEFTTTRMEDFPNAFAYCQRKEHCGSIEKRRGSREE